tggggtattatacatggaattggcactgtatttatcctgctgtgggttctgggtattatacatggaattggcactgtatttatcctgctgtgggttctggggtattatacatggattggcactgtatttatcctgctgtgggttctggggtattatacatggaattggcactgtatttatcctgctgtgggttctggggtattatacatggaattggcactgtatttatcctgctgtgggttctggggtattatacatggaattggcactgtatttatcccgctgtgggttctggggtattatacatggaattggcactgtatttatcccgctgtgggttctggggtattatacatggaattggcactgtatttatcccgctgtgggttctggggtattatacatggaattggcactgtatttatcctgctgtgggttctggggtattatacatggaattggccctgaaATAATGCAAAGGATTCCATGTAGAAAATGTGCCTTATTTGCCTCCCCGAGCACAAAAATCACCCCCAACCATACCCGCCAAGAACTTTCGCTGAAATAAACACGTCCTTGCAGCCCAGTTTGTTtaagaataatatttatttatagtacAGAACTGAAAACAGGAAAGTCCAGGAAATACTTTTCTGTTAGTAgatagatttttttgtttttgttttttacaaaatgtacaaaataattGTATAATCTTCCGAGGTGCCGCCATGCTCTCTACGTGATAATACTCCCTGATTGAAAGGTTTCATGCTTGTACCGTAAGTAGAACCGCGGCGTCCCATTACCAGATGGGAACACACCGACACGACTTTGTTACACGCCGAGAGAGGACCTTGACATGGGGAAATATGACATCGGGGGGGAGGGGGTGCTAGACAGCGGACCACCCAGCCTTTCAATACCATGAACATCGGGATCATCCTACTATGTCCCCACAAATATTTCAACACGGATGTCGGAATTAAGTACAATACGATCATATGGGAATCCAGTAGGTTTATCcgaggtctagtaacccatagcaaccaaccagccgCATTTATTGGTCAACTATTTGAAAGCAACtatctcattggttgccatgggttactagacccttCCTAACACTATTACATCACCCTTCATTAAACCTGATCCAAGAACGATTCATGAAATAGGCGGCCCCTTCAGTTTTTCATTAGTAATGATTGACATTCGTACCGAGGGAGAGGTTGGCTAAATAAATTAAAGGCATATTTTCACTGtttatatgtaataaacataAAACTGAGACCTTAATAATAAATCTTATCTCTTAACCATTTCAAGATGTAAAGTATTTTAGGCCCAGCCCTTAATCCATCCTGGCCACACCCATTTACAACGCCAACTTATCTCCTAGACCTGAAGGGTCGTATACGGACGCAGTGCAATTTTTGAATGCAAatgatcatgtttttttcccacaatgcagtgttttgccCCCCCAAAATTTCCATTTCTTCAGAATCAGGTGAAACCCTGAGCTTATCTTGTATATAACAGCCCTGAATTTCCCCCGCAAATGGTTtatcccagtgctgtccaactattCACAGGTAGGGGGACAATTATTTCTCATtcgtcatacagtgaagtctatggagcctttgagcagactgggggccatagaaatgactttggagggccacatctgccccgcgggcctccagttggacagccctggtttaTCCTATGCTTATTATATGGGTATAAAGCTTTTAATTGCCCCCCTTAGTGTTTATGCGGTCAAAATAAAAGAATCCGTCCTGCAACATTTTAAGGCAAACGTTTGAAAGTGGCTAAATTACTATATCTATATCTGTATTACTGGCCTCCAACTGTGGTTTCTGTGTAGGTTAATCTGCACCAAATGTCTCGGTAATTGGTCAAGTGGTATAGTAATCTCTGGATTTATCTGTTTTTGTTGCACTGATTTTGTGGACTCTACAtttacactcaccccaaatccccccctaattggccttcaggctgggcccccttagcccataacaaggttacagatatatagaaacattggggtaacagtcaccctgctatagttccaggggtacccagggcacaaataagcactcaccccaaatccccccctaactggccttcaggctgggcccccttagcccataacaaggttacagatatatagaaacattggggtaacagtcaccccgctatagttccaggggtacccagggcacaaataagcactcaccccaaatccccccctaactggccttcaggctgggcccccttagcccataacaaggttacagatatatagaaacattggggtaacagtcaccccgctatagttccaggggtacccagggcacaaataagcactcaccctaaatccccccctaactggccttcaggctgggcccccttagcccataacaaggttacagatatatagaaacattggggtaacagtcaccccatatagttccaggggtacccagggcacaaataagcactcaccccaaatccccccctaactggccttcaggctgggcccccttagcccataacaaggttacagatatatagaaacattggggtaacagtcaccccgctatagttccaggggtacccagggcacaaataagcactcaccccaaatccccccctaactggccttcaggctgggcccccttagcccataacaaggttacagatatatagaaacattggggtaacagtcaccctgctatagttccaggggtacccagggcacaaataagcactcaccccaaatcccccctaactggccttcaggctgggcccccttagcccataacaaggttacagatatatagaaacattggggtaacggtcACCCTGCTAAATAAACAACATTCAGGTCAAGGTATTCCATTGGCAGTTTCTTTTGTGTCAATGCCACAGCCATATTTCAGGGTTAACCCTTAAAAACCAACAATCTTTAAATAAACACCCAGACCCTGGCTATGTGCTAGTTTAGCTGAGAGGGAAATGTAATCAATGAGAAAGTACCCCCGGGCCCAGGACTTTTTTCTAATCATGTActgagaaaataccttgccattattatgtattattctgTAGCAATCAGCCTGAAAGCTTGTTTGATAGAAGGAATGAGATCTGCAGCCTATTGGTTATTCAAACCCCCTTCCTCCCATGTGTGGTCCAATTATCATTATACCAGTCACCCTGCAACAGTGTTCCAAAGAGATCCAATTGGTATGTATCCTAAATATTATTCTGTGTGGCCTTCAGACAAGCAAACCCATCTTCTGCTTGAGGAGCCCAACTGTTGCCCACTGTTCTCCcacaggttcccaaacttttgGCAGGACCTTTCTTGGGTGGCCTCATTGGTATTCTGTGTGGCCTTCAGACGAGGAAACCCATCTACTGTTCTCCcacaggttcccaaacttttgGCATGACCCATCTTGAGCGGCCTCAAGCAGTAGATGGGTTTCCTCGTCTGAAGGCCACACAGAATACCAATGAGGCCACCCAAGAAAGGTCCTGCCAAAAGTTTGAGAACCTGTGGGAGAACAGTAAATGGGTTTCCTCGTCTGAAGGCCACACAGAATACCAATGAGGCCACCCAAGAAAGATCCTGCcaaaagtttgggaacctgtgGGAGAACAGTTGGGCTCCTCAAGCAGTAGATGGGTTTCCTCACCTGAAGGCCACACAGAATACCATTGAGACCGCCCAAGAAGGGTCATGacaaaagtttgggaacctgtgAGAGAACAGTGGGCCACCTTAAGGAATCATGTATATTTCAGTTCCTCTGAGAGCTGGGTAAgctaaaggaattctgggaatgaattccaaagagctccaagaaaatcccgtttacatgggtttatcctataggcttaaATTCCTGACTACGGACCGGTTTCACCcctcttggggctcatcagtgtagtgcagggttttctggtcAGCTTAGGTATAGCCAAGAGTGTGGCAGTCTCCTAAACCCTAaggatttgtttgtgaatccacacggtgactctccctaagctgatcagaaaaccctacgcTACACTGATGAATCCCAAGAAGGACataaccggtctgtagttgggaatctgatcagctattatcccggcttctgctttaaaaaaccagtgggtgagctttagcctataggataaacccatgttttggggttttcttggagctctttggaattcattcccagaattccttttgtttatttgtatctgtatgaggtgttctcctcaaccttaatgatttgagAGCTGAGCAAATCCCTGAAACTCTCAAGTCGGAGCTAAGGAGACATAATGTGGAGGAGAATTTGGCCTAGGTTAGGTGATCAGCCTTTGATGTGGGATCTCATGTTAGAGACCCTGGTTTAATTCTCTAGGGCAACTCTTTCTGtccctggacaagtcacttaatctcctggtgtcccagcctACTTAGTGAGCCTGTCATGGAGAAGAGTGTTATATACATGAAAATCAAATGATTGCTTTAAAGTAGCCCTACAGAGCAGAAGTTGTTGGTAGGATGGCTGATGTATAACAGAGCAAGACTGCAACAGAAGGGCAAGATAGAAAAAGTTAAGGCAAGTTGGCGACAGCAGTACAAGAAAGAGTAGGGCAAAACTGAGATGGCCAGGCAGAATGGCAACAGTTGGACAAGAGCTGAGGACCACGTGGGAACAGTAAGACTAGTAACACATTGTAGTTTTACCCAACCACTGGCCCAATAGCTGTTGGGAGTGCTTTTATTGCTGGTGGGCCCAGAACTGGTGAAACCTACTTTACAAAGATAGCAGCCCCCAACAAACCCTGTTTAGCCTGAGGCCCCCCCCAGAACTATAGTCAACTCCATCTCAACTGCTTGAACAGCAAATGATCTTAGAGTCAATACATGGTCATCTCTGTGTCCTACAAGAGACATCAGTGCAACAAATCCAGCTGAGGGACCTCAAATATCATAAGTACACGAAATAAGTCTAAACCCAGTTCCCCATAACAATAGTTTGTATCCATTCATTTAATAGTATGCTACCATGCAAAGTCATATCCGCGGAAGCGCTTCCACCTCTTCGGGTGGCTTTATATTTTTAACTGTGAATGCTGGCGAAAGCCTTGCTGCAAAGAATTAGCTTCGGTATTCAAGTCATTACAAGAGTAATATGCACCTCTGGTATTAATCAGACATTCTTCTACATAACCAAAATGCATATTTTCTAGGGTGAAGGCAAAATGCAAGATAGGGGGGTTGCTACAGTTTCTCAATACACTTTTGTTCATTGCCAATTAATAATGCATTGCTTTTTTTGCCACGATGTTCTGAAAACAGCTCCACCTACAGGCTGAAGCATCTGGCACCAAATGCATCAATGTAGCCAGATCCATCAGGTTCTTTAATTTATAAAGAAGTCATTTTGAGATCCATCTATAAAGCAATTAGGACCATTAGCTTAAAATTTCTCCTTCCATGATCTACTAAGAGTCTAGCTAGCCAGAAGTATTCAGTGGTCAATTAATATGTTCTATCTCTGTGTTGAAAAGCACAGATATCCATAACCCTGAGTGCACAAGTGGACTTAGGTAACGTAGGTTAGAAAAAAAGTCTAGCAGCGTTGGGCTCTGAGGTTCTTTTACCGATCCACTGACGGGACGTTGTGTTGGGAAGATGTAGCAAGTTGCTTGTTGGGTATGGAGACAAAAAACCTATTTTTGAGTATTAAAAATACTTGTTCGAAGTCCAAATCCAGGCTACAAGACTGGCCTTCATAAGATATTGCTGACTTGCCTATACTTACATTAAGGCAGGGGTCTTCAGACCTTTTGGGTTCAAGCATCCCTTTAGTGTCCAAACCCACTAAGTTTCCAACTATCCTAGGTTTGCTATAGTTCAAGTATTATTCAGGCCAATAAGCACTGACCTTCAAATTTCAATATAAAGCATGAGCCCAGTCACTGTTTGAGCCCTTTAGCCTTAGCTAAAGGGCTGAGGCTAAAAATAAGGGATGTTTGAGCCCCACGGCCTTGAAAGTTGAAAAAATGCTGCCTTAATTGAGTATTATGCCTCAAAAAGTAacatgatttgaaaaaaaaaaaatctccatcgTCCCATTTGTTTTGGAGGAACATCAACTTGAACTTCCAGGCTTGACGCCCTTCTTCAGTATCTAAAGAAGAGCCATCACTGAAAGTACAGTGGTTTGACCATGCCTCAATTTTGTTGATACTTAAGTGGAAATTCCCTGGAAATTAGGTTCAGGGATGACATggagatgattttttttaaatcctctTTAAGGTCTTGAGTCCTTGAGGTTGACAGTCAGTGTGTAATAGAACCACAGTTCTTCTAATATAGAGCAACTGATCAAGAGCTACTATACAGTTTGTCTATATAATAATGACATTTGTTCAGCTCTGTACCAATGTTACAACATCATCAAACCATTTCTAAGGGAAACTGGTTCAAGAATGTTTGGTAAAATGACCGAAGGAATGTTGACAGTCCCTCAAGTTCATCAGAACATTGATCGTCTTCATCCAAAGAGCTCAGTCTTCACAAATGGAAATTCAATGGAGCTAGACATGGAGATTGACCTGCCAGCAATCCTGTTAGTAtggctttttttttctagaaaggaAATGCATAGTCCTTCTGAGTGTTTACCAATAGAAAATATTCTTTTGTTTTAGCTTGAgcaagttccccttgaaaataaaTTTTACTCAATGAATGATTTATTGCATCACCAAACTGGTTGGGGAACTGAACAATTCACCAAGGCCACATCGCTTGGAAATAGGAGTTTCCAGTGTTTGATTTCATGATGGGAAGGATAAGGGGGAATCAAGGCATTTAAGTTGAAGATTCAAGCTAGCTCCGTCATCCTCAACTGGGACACCAATGGGCTAAAGACAACACTGTAACGAAAACACATTGGGGggtggggcacatttatcaaagaaaaaCGGAGGGTTCTCAAAAACTACTCCAAAGTTTGAATTTTGAAGGCCAGTTTTTACATGAACTGCCTCTACCTTATTTGATAAGTGCGCCCCGTGTTGAAATGACGTAGAAACCAATACAAGTTGATGAATAAGGAGGTGGGTCTATAGTTGGATTGTAGAATTCCTGACAGTTACAGATTGCCACTTGATAAATCAAAGACTACAGGAAAAAGTGCACTACGGAGTTTCACTGCACATCCTTTCTGCCATCGTAAAATGCGTTGGTTTCCGGAGAGAGGTCTCCAAAGCCTCGAGACCCCCCCAACTCCGGCTCCCAAGGGGTTTGGACATTCTCTAAAGCGTATTCTCTAAAGCGTATACATCACTGAAAAGTGTTGTCGTTTCTAATTACTTTCCGTTCTGGCCGCAGTCCGCAAACTCTTTaggaagaggtacctgcctggctaTGGTTATCTCCAATGGACGTCTGCTGACTGGTGCTCTAGATGGATCTTACTAAAGTGCTGGAGTGAGAAAAGGGGGCTGACCTTCTCCTAATGGAACAACATTGAGATAATGCTAGCTGGTGTTCAGTGGGGACTCCATAGCACCGTCGTTATCTACCAAGAAGACAAGTATATTTCTACTCAAGGCAGGTGGTACAAAAGTAAAGCCGGTAATGAGTCCGTGTGTGTTGGGAAGGAGCAAGGGAGGCACATAAGCTATTCTGCGCTGGAAGCCCTTACGGCTGTGCTTGGCACTGCAAGGATGAATTCTAATCTCTGCAAAACGGTCCACATTCCCCTGGTTATATCCATGTcccagggtgggggggggtttgtCATCTCTCTCTGGTGAGCAAAAGACTGGTCCGTCCCAGCACTTTCTTTTTAACTAACCACCCGGATGAAAAGACAGAAGAGCAAGGATGGTTTCTAACATCCCACATGCTAACCATGCTCTCTTCATCTCTAGAGAATGTTGCACGCCCTCCTATACCAAGGAACCGGCTCTGCTTTGTGCCGGGACCATTACTGGCACGGCACCTATTCTCTCCAGGGTGGCCTGGCTCACTGCGTAAGACCTAGTTTGGGATGGCTTGGCTTTTCTGCCTACTGTGCCGTTGCTCCTAGATCCAGTCTTGGGGGAAGGGGCGGTGTTTGCCGTCACCACCAATGTCTTTGGAGGACCAGGGGGTGGCTGCCCGCCGTTAGCGTACGCTAACCGAATAGGGCCAGTGACTGAGCGAGAAGTTGACTGACGGCAGCCATTGCAGTTGTAGTGTACGTATGAGCCAGTAGAGTAATTGGACTTAGTACTGTTCCAGTAGTTCCCGTTGTACGTATTGGTAGAGGTGAGGGTGTCCTGCTCGGAAAAGGAGGCATCAGGGTGAAAGACTTTGGTAGTTGATGAGCACTTTGGAGGAAGGTCGTCCTCTCTGGAAACGGAACAGAAGAAGGTATAAAGGGCAACATCAAATATACATGGTGGAAGATGGAATATTTGGGTCTCTCTCTATTGGAATATGTAGAAAATGGGCGGTTACCTAATTTCATTGGGTAtctcttcctcttcctccttGTGCTTGTTCCTCCAGTAGAATAAGCCCACAGCCACGATGACTATACAGAGGATTAGAACCAGCACTCCTGCAGCTATTGCCCCCACAATGAGGCTCACACTTTGGTGCTTAGCTGTGGAAACAAAAGAATATCtatattacaaattattttatcaTCAGATATAGATGTGGCCATGCCATTGGCTAGAGTGAGAAGGTTGGGGCACACAGGCTGAGCTTGGTAAAGAAACTCTAGAAACCTCTCTTCTTGAGCCCCTTCTGCATGCCTTCATACTTTCCATTCTGCCTTGAAAATCCTAGAACGTATTGGCTCCTCCAACCGGATGAACCAATGGCTCCTCAAACGGAACCTAACAAAAACTCAACTGATCATCTTTCATCccaagcctggtcctactcccccctttacCATATTATCccgactagactactgtaacctgctactaagtGGCCTCCCAAACTCCCATCTCTCCCTCCACAATCTGTATTAGACACcaggctcctcctcctcccatcctagagagttcaggcccctcccctgctgaaggccttatcatggcttctcATTAAACAAAggataacttacaaactccttcttaCAACCttcccttcattcctctgctcctcactctatcccttctcttgtgtctccatatgttcttGGCTGACTCCTCACAGAGTAACCACTTGGTCACATCCCTCAATACTACTGCCGTGTCCCACCTTACACCTTTCTGTGTTGCTGTTCCTTACATTGGGAATGTCATCCATGAAGTCCTCCAAAGAGAACTAAactcttcagaactaaactcaaagactcctCCCTACTTTCAACGAACACGTGTTTTCTAACTAATGTCACTAGGGTTGGAAAATGAATATGATCCACTCTTATCAAGCCTTGAGTAGTAACTTAATATCTGTCATAGGAATCCAGAGTAAGACTTTGTAGCTTGCGCAGAACTTACGGGCCACTATCTGCAGGTCAATGAGACAGGTACTCGCCCCCATCAGGTTGGACGAGACACATTGGTAGCGCCCGGAGGATGCAGTGCTTATGTTTTTCAGCAAAACCATCCCTTGGAATTGGTCTGTGAAGGATAAAACACAAAAGAACAATGATTAGTAAAAAGGTGGGGATCATCAGAGTTGGAccggcccactgggataccatgAAAAATCCTGACCCTGCTGGACCAGTGCCAACTTTGTAAAGAGTCAAAAGAAGCCCGTGCGCTCCATCTTTAATTGTTTCCCTTGGCATTGGGGCCTGACATTGTAAGTAAGTAGAGGAGCTGGAGCAGGGCCGGGCCATTGGTCTGGGgaagtgatccccatccagtgacttgggggcaacatgttgttggtcaccaacccattggatgttgctctcagtgcccccaaaccagggagttatttttgaattcctggcttggagcaaagttttggttgaataaaaacaagatttactatcaaacaaagccccctgtaagctgatagggtgcatagaggctgcctaatagccaatcacagcccttatttggcttctccaGGAAATTTtacgatgcttgtgttgctccccaagtctttttacatttgactgtggctcatgactGAGAAAGGTTTGAGGCCCCTGGTCTGGGGGTAGGTAGTGGGGCTGGGCAGGGTGGAGGGCCCTTGACCCCTGGTCTGGGGGTAGGTAGCGGGGCTGGGCAGGGTGGAGGGCCCTTGACCCCTGGTCTGGGGGTAGGTAGCGGGGCTGGGCAGGGTGGTGGGCCCTGGACCCCTGGTCTGGGGCTAGGTAGCGGGGCTGGGCAGGGTGGTGGGCCCTGGACCCCTGGTCGGGGGTAGGTAGTGGGGCTGGGCAGCGTGGTGGGCCCTTAACCTGGGCCCTACTGGGTACTCCAGTCCTTCTCTGGGCATCACCTATGCATCACTTAATTTCAAGCAAAATTTCAGACAACTGAAACGCCTGGGCCTATCCACTGGCCATTCCCTTTATTGGCGGAAAGGCTTTTCAGTGAGACtagttgcccgcggtagcagagatttatcccTAATTTCCCCATAGGACATTCGGAAATATTTCCATTCACAAATTTACCGGTGACTACCCTGTAATACCGGCCCTGGTTCTAGCTGGTAATTTACCCACCAGGCCAGTCCAATCGCTAACATTAGTGTcagtatgttatatatttatgttctgGGAACTCATAATATGGGCCTTTCAGCGGGATTGTATGACAAACTGGGCGAGTGCAATTCCCTATACGAGTGCCAGGCTGCGGATACGGAGATCGAACACAGAAAGGCTCTCGCTCCGGCGCAGAAAtgaattctccccccccccaaataaaagcGCGAAAAACCCATCAAGCCGGAGACGTTAGACAGTACCCCGAGGCTCTCATGTCATTAAATTACATGTTGGAGATGTCATACAAgggaaaataaacatttgttCACTCTGAGAACAGCTGCAGTCAGTAACCCTATCAatgggacttatgggaaatgcactgtgcagggctgtgctgagatctctgccccccacattcccctttatataggggcttatgggaaatgtactgggcagggctgtgctgagatctctgccccccacattaggtgtatccccccaacattcccctttatataggggcttatgggaaatgtactgggcagggctgtgctgagatctctgccccccacattaggtgtatccccccaacattcccctttatacaggggcttatgggaaatgtactgggcagggctgtgctgagatctctgccccccacattaggtgtatccccccaacattcccctttatataggggcttatgggaaatgtactgggcaaggctgtgctgagatctctgccccccacattaggtgtatccccccaacattcccctttatataggggcttatgggaaatgtactgggcagggctgtgctgagatctctgcccccacattaggtgtatcccccaaacattcccctttatataggggcttatgggaaatgtactgggcagggctgcgctgagatctctgccccccacattaggtgtatccccccaacattcccctttatataggggcttatgggaaatatactgggcagggctgtgctgagatctctgcccccacattaggtgtatcccccaaacattcccctttatataggggcttatgggaaatgtactgggcagggctgtgctgagatctctgccccccacattaggtgtatccccccaacattcccctttatataggggcttatgggaaatgtactgggcagggctgtgctgagatctctgccccccacattaggtgtatccccccaacattcccctttatataggggcttatgggaaatgtactgggcagggctgcgctgagatctctgccccccacattaggtgtatccccccaacattcccctttatataggggcttatgggaaatgcactgggcagggctgtgctgagatctctgccccccacattaggtgtatccccccaacattcccctttatataggggcttatgggaaatgcactgggcagggctgtgctgagatctctgccccccacattaggtgtatccccccaacattcccctttatataggggcttatgggaaatgtactgggcagggctgtgctgagatctctgccccccacattaggtgtatccccccaacattcccctttatataggggcttatgggaaatgcact
This sequence is a window from Xenopus tropicalis strain Nigerian chromosome 2, UCB_Xtro_10.0, whole genome shotgun sequence. Protein-coding genes within it:
- the igsf11 gene encoding immunoglobulin superfamily member 11; protein product: MWPTGPEGMWIFLGVMTYLQGLVMALQVIMEKENIQVARGQSAALFCSFTTSAALTNLNIIWTVTPLSNANQPEQIIIYQGGQVFTNAAQFHGRVGFMHTMPNTNASIYINSTQLSDTGTYQCMVNNLPDRAIRNIGVVGFTVLVPPSDPRCSIQGSLDIGSDVTLACSSEEGIPRPTYLWEKLDSPPGLSSLVAQDQFQGMVLLKNISTASSGRYQCVSSNLMGASTCLIDLQIVAPKHQSVSLIVGAIAAGVLVLILCIVIVAVGLFYWRNKHKEEEEEIPNEIREDDLPPKCSSTTKVFHPDASFSEQDTLTSTNTYNGNYWNSTKSNYSTGSYVHYNCNGCRQSTSRSVTGPIRLAYANGGQPPPGPPKTLVVTANTAPSPKTGSRSNGTVGRKAKPSQTRSYAVSQATLERIGAVPVMVPAQSRAGSLV